Proteins encoded within one genomic window of Aquamicrobium lusatiense:
- the fliR gene encoding flagellar biosynthetic protein FliR yields the protein MAESTILAGFLAFCRIGACMMLMPGLSSVRVPVQVRLFTAIAVTMALLAFLWDRIYPFVDARPSVLAPMIVSELLIGGLIGALTRLYMEAMRFIGTAIAMLMGFNSMGGTAIEEPDPQGPLAALISLSALLLLFVFDFHLEIVRALVASYSIAPVNVFFNPQSALVDVADTVSESFFLVLRLGSPFIAYAILVNLTIGFVNKLTPQIPIYFISLPFVVAGGLILFYFAFSTMLSLFADGFLGMTLAR from the coding sequence CTGGCCGAGAGCACCATTCTGGCGGGCTTCCTCGCCTTTTGCCGCATCGGCGCCTGCATGATGCTGATGCCCGGCCTTTCCAGCGTGCGCGTGCCGGTGCAGGTGCGCCTGTTCACCGCGATCGCCGTTACCATGGCGCTGCTCGCCTTCCTGTGGGATCGCATCTATCCCTTTGTCGATGCCCGCCCTTCCGTGCTGGCGCCGATGATCGTCTCCGAACTGCTCATCGGCGGGCTGATCGGCGCGCTGACGCGCCTCTACATGGAAGCAATGCGCTTCATCGGCACGGCCATCGCCATGCTGATGGGGTTCAACAGCATGGGCGGCACGGCCATCGAGGAGCCCGACCCGCAGGGGCCGCTCGCCGCCCTCATCTCGCTGTCGGCCCTGCTGCTGCTGTTCGTGTTCGATTTCCATCTGGAAATAGTCCGCGCCCTCGTCGCCTCCTATTCGATCGCGCCGGTGAACGTCTTCTTCAACCCGCAATCGGCGCTGGTCGACGTGGCCGACACCGTTTCGGAAAGCTTCTTTCTGGTGCTGCGGCTGGGCAGCCCCTTCATCGCCTATGCCATTCTGGTCAACCTCACCATCGGCTTCGTCAACAAGCTGACGCCGCAGATCCCGATCTACTTCATCTCCCTGCCCTTCGTGGTCGCCGGCGGGCTGATCCTGTTCTATTTCGCCTTCTCGACCATGCTGTCCCTGTTCGCCGACGGTTTCCTCGGCATGACCCTTGCAAGGTAA
- a CDS encoding rod-binding protein has translation MAISPPSDIVLDVARAADPADIRKAHAELLSRAGESDAPFEVAGVRDARASRPAEGADSFRRFEAMVLQTFIQNMLPKDAEGVFGKGLAGDMWKARMSENIADVVAARGGIGIAQTLASAHYLAAGQTDAAGTASANPRKAELDAQLSMSSSLVHQLQLRVMRSLGDTSPTQTESRSK, from the coding sequence TTGGCGATCTCTCCTCCCAGCGACATAGTGCTCGATGTGGCGCGGGCGGCAGACCCGGCCGACATCCGCAAGGCACACGCCGAACTGCTCAGCCGCGCCGGCGAAAGCGACGCGCCGTTCGAGGTCGCAGGCGTCCGCGATGCCCGCGCCTCCCGGCCTGCCGAAGGGGCTGACAGCTTCAGGCGATTCGAGGCCATGGTCCTGCAGACCTTCATCCAGAACATGCTGCCGAAAGATGCCGAGGGCGTTTTCGGCAAAGGTCTCGCCGGCGACATGTGGAAGGCGCGCATGTCCGAAAATATTGCGGACGTTGTGGCCGCGCGCGGCGGCATCGGCATCGCCCAGACCCTGGCATCGGCCCACTATCTGGCCGCCGGTCAGACCGATGCGGCGGGCACGGCTTCGGCCAATCCGCGCAAGGCCGAGCTGGACGCGCAGCTCAGCATGTCGTCATCGCTTGTCCACCAGCTTCAGCTGCGGGTCATGCGCTCGCTTGGCGACACCAGCCCAACCCAGACAGAATCCCGCAGCAAGTAA
- a CDS encoding SCP2 sterol-binding domain-containing protein, protein MGVQDIADKLKSQVESAGFNRSVKFDTGSDGVILIDGTSISTTDGPADCTIKLSLDDLESLLAGDLNPTMAFMSGKLKIEGDMSIAMQLSQLIG, encoded by the coding sequence ATGGGCGTTCAGGACATCGCGGACAAGCTGAAGTCTCAGGTCGAGAGCGCCGGCTTTAACCGGTCGGTGAAGTTCGATACCGGAAGCGATGGCGTCATCCTCATCGACGGCACCAGCATCTCCACCACCGACGGCCCGGCCGACTGCACCATCAAGCTCTCGCTCGACGATCTGGAATCGCTGCTCGCCGGCGATCTGAACCCGACCATGGCTTTCATGAGCGGCAAGCTGAAGATCGAGGGCGACATGTCGATCGCCATGCAGCTCAGCCAGCTCATCGGCTGA